Part of the Stackebrandtia endophytica genome is shown below.
ACGCCGGCTCGTGGACGTTGAGTCCGCTGGCGGTGCAGGCACCGGTGAAGCGTGTTCCCACACTCATCCATAACGGACAGTGGGCTGCCGGTCCGACCGACCCGAAGGTCGCCAAAGCCGTGGAGCGCAACGACTCCGTGCGAGTGCTGCGCGAACGAGCGGGAAGGTTGCTGCGCAAATGACCGAGGATGTCAATCCCGCGGAGAACCGGCGTCAAGTGCTCTACTGGCGACTGTTGTCGCAGCTGTTCAGCGGCGAGGAGCAGTCCGCGCTCGAATCCGGCGCGGTCGAGGTGGTCGAGGCGGCCGAGCTGCCGACGGCCCTGTTGGAGCCCCGCACGACGGTGAAGACCGTGGTGCAGCGGTTCCCCGAGCTCGCCGACGAACTCGACGGCATCATGGTGCCCGAGGAGTCCGACGAGCCCATCGGCGATGACGAGGTGCGCCGCGCCGCACTGGTGTCGAAGCTGCTGATGAACCTGTTCAACGTCGGAACCGGCAACGTCGAGGCGGGGCAGCTCTCCAAATGGAAGGACGACGTCGGCTGGATCGAACGCGCTATGGGCGCCGATCCGGGCGGCTTGGGCTCGGTGCCCGGTGGCGCCGAACTCGGCGGCACCATCACCGAGCTCGAAGGGGACCTGGTGTCCCGGATGAGGCTGCGGGAGGTGTTGGCCGATCCGGTACTGGCTCGACAGCTCACCCCGAGCATGTCCCTGGTGGAGCAGCTGCTGCGTGACAAGCACGAGCTGTCGGGCGTGGCTCTGGCCAACGCGAAGTCGCTGATCCGCCGCTACATCGACGAGATCGCCGAGGTGCTGCGCACTCAGGTCGAGTCGACCAGTGCCGGAACCATCGATCGATCCGTGCCACCGAAACGGGTGTTCCGCAACCTCGACATCGACCGGACGATCTGGAAGAACCTCACCAACTGGAATGCCGAGGATCAACGGCTCTACGTCGACCGCCTGTTCTACCGGCAGACGTCCCGACGGACGACGCCCGCCACCCTGATCGTGGTCGTCGACCAGTCGGGTTCCATGTTGGACTCCATGGTCAACTGCACGATTCTGGCCTCGATCTTCGCGGGCCTGCCGAAGGTGAAGGTCCATCTCATCGCGTTCGACACCCGCGCCATCGACTTGACGCCGTGGGTCCACGACCCGTTCGAGATGTTGATGCGGACCAAACTCGGCGGCGGAAACGACGGCCCGGTCGCGATGAACATGGCCCAGCCGATGATCACCGACCCCCGCAACACCGTGATGGTGTGGATCTCCGACTTCTACGAGTTCGACCGGTCCCAGGCCCTGTACGAGGGCATCGCCTCGGCGCACCGTTCCGGGGTCACGTTCATCCCCGTCGGATCGGTGGCCAGTTCGGGCAGCAGTCACATCAACCCGTGGTTCCGGGATCGCCTGAAGGCATTGGGGACGCCGGTGTTGTCCGG
Proteins encoded:
- a CDS encoding vWA domain-containing protein, which produces MTEDVNPAENRRQVLYWRLLSQLFSGEEQSALESGAVEVVEAAELPTALLEPRTTVKTVVQRFPELADELDGIMVPEESDEPIGDDEVRRAALVSKLLMNLFNVGTGNVEAGQLSKWKDDVGWIERAMGADPGGLGSVPGGAELGGTITELEGDLVSRMRLREVLADPVLARQLTPSMSLVEQLLRDKHELSGVALANAKSLIRRYIDEIAEVLRTQVESTSAGTIDRSVPPKRVFRNLDIDRTIWKNLTNWNAEDQRLYVDRLFYRQTSRRTTPATLIVVVDQSGSMLDSMVNCTILASIFAGLPKVKVHLIAFDTRAIDLTPWVHDPFEMLMRTKLGGGNDGPVAMNMAQPMITDPRNTVMVWISDFYEFDRSQALYEGIASAHRSGVTFIPVGSVASSGSSHINPWFRDRLKALGTPVLSGRLNKLIFELKNFLA